From Actinopolymorpha sp. NPDC004070, the proteins below share one genomic window:
- a CDS encoding ABC transporter substrate-binding protein, whose translation MPYRHSNGTQFSRRRVLGLIGAAGAALATGCQVDTGSGGGNGSGTGAGKAAKGSDPKAIKFPDLPGKLPSGDATFRWVDSGDLKSVWERSVLDAFTAKHSHIKTQYDGNGWDNVNQVVPLGIRNKSAPDVFALPQDVPPQVAINEGWVRPIDDLIPDFETWRSRFGPDVLVPGVSIFNDRVYSWPISSNRRLERMSIFDTEVMKAAGYDDPGAQITTWDELTTALTKVRKTGKAGLMAGGDGLGGIVSYLAVTAGWRGLPVNGMDMRTGQYAYTADGFMAAYELFDKLVTDKLVVSGFVTLLEKDARAQMTAGKSGMIFNGPWDIPAWKKAAPDWKYDIASLPSPNGKPFLVPFLEGSNSSWVYAHTKLPTVVGQILSYMGSPEGQKMMVVLSEGNLQSLQPEANKAADQPGLLDPQAKAAVSLARRSMHVAPRPELRNTDVAKVNIALKVVTPNLKDVMQGLVTGQLSNPAKQFATLQSKLDAALDAAIAAAKKKGSTATRDDYAFGNWDPAKDYTSEDYKALK comes from the coding sequence ATGCCTTATCGACACAGCAACGGGACGCAGTTCAGCAGGCGCCGTGTGCTGGGGCTCATCGGCGCGGCCGGCGCCGCACTCGCCACCGGCTGTCAGGTGGACACCGGCAGCGGTGGCGGCAACGGCAGTGGCACTGGCGCCGGGAAGGCGGCGAAGGGAAGCGATCCGAAGGCGATCAAGTTCCCCGATCTCCCGGGCAAGCTGCCGAGTGGTGACGCCACCTTCCGGTGGGTCGACAGTGGCGACCTGAAGTCGGTGTGGGAGCGGAGCGTGCTGGACGCGTTCACCGCCAAGCACTCCCACATCAAGACGCAGTACGACGGCAACGGCTGGGACAACGTCAACCAGGTCGTACCGCTCGGGATCAGGAACAAGAGTGCTCCGGACGTCTTCGCGCTGCCCCAGGACGTGCCCCCGCAGGTCGCGATCAACGAGGGGTGGGTTCGTCCGATCGACGACCTGATTCCCGACTTCGAGACCTGGCGTTCGCGATTCGGACCCGACGTGCTGGTCCCGGGCGTCAGCATCTTCAACGACCGGGTGTACAGCTGGCCGATCTCGTCGAACCGGCGCCTGGAACGGATGTCCATCTTCGACACCGAGGTGATGAAGGCCGCCGGCTACGACGACCCCGGCGCCCAGATCACCACCTGGGACGAACTCACCACCGCGCTGACCAAGGTCCGTAAGACCGGCAAGGCCGGCCTGATGGCCGGTGGCGACGGACTTGGCGGCATCGTCAGCTACCTTGCGGTGACCGCCGGCTGGCGCGGCCTCCCGGTCAACGGCATGGACATGCGGACCGGGCAGTACGCCTACACCGCCGACGGGTTCATGGCTGCCTACGAGCTGTTCGACAAGCTCGTCACCGACAAGCTCGTCGTGTCGGGGTTCGTCACGTTGCTGGAGAAGGACGCCCGGGCACAGATGACCGCGGGGAAGTCCGGAATGATCTTCAACGGGCCGTGGGACATCCCGGCCTGGAAGAAGGCGGCTCCCGACTGGAAGTACGACATCGCGTCACTCCCGTCACCGAATGGCAAGCCGTTCCTGGTTCCGTTCCTGGAGGGCAGCAACTCCAGTTGGGTGTACGCGCACACGAAGCTCCCGACCGTGGTCGGTCAGATCCTTTCGTACATGGGGTCTCCCGAGGGGCAGAAGATGATGGTCGTCCTCAGCGAGGGAAATCTGCAGTCACTGCAGCCCGAGGCGAACAAGGCAGCGGACCAGCCGGGTCTGCTGGACCCGCAGGCCAAGGCCGCCGTGTCGCTCGCCAGGCGAAGCATGCACGTGGCACCGCGTCCGGAGCTCCGCAACACCGACGTGGCGAAGGTGAACATCGCCCTGAAGGTGGTCACCCCGAACCTGAAGGACGTCATGCAGGGCCTGGTCACCGGCCAGCTGAGCAATCCGGCCAAGCAGTTCGCGACGCTGCAGTCCAAGCTGGACGCCGCACTGGACGCCGCCATCGCGGCCGCGAAGAAGAAGGGATCGACGGCAACCCGGGACGACTACGCGTTCGGCAACTGGGATCCGGCGAAGGACTACACCAGCGAGGACTACAAGGCGCTCAAGTGA